The Lasioglossum baleicum unplaced genomic scaffold, iyLasBale1 scaffold0021, whole genome shotgun sequence genome contains a region encoding:
- the Aps gene encoding diphosphoinositol polyphosphate phosphohydrolase 1 Aps — MVKEKPNSIRIYDSEGYRRRAACICVKNDLEDEVLLVTSSRRPDSWIVPGGGVEPEEEPAVTALREVREEAGVLGQLGRCLGIFENVEHKHRTQVWVMRVTEELPEWEDSRAIGRKRKWFTIPEALLQLAQHKPVQRSYIHSLHNTNPRHNPNISPPHHSHTTVTSIQLMNNSSNNSHVNKHS; from the exons ATGGTCAAAGAGAAACCAAATTCAATTCGTATTTACGATTCGGAAGGCTACAGACGTAGGGCTGCATGTATCTGTGTCAAAAACGATCTTGAGGATGAG GTACTTTTGGTTACATCCAGTCGAAGACCAGATAGTTGGATAGTGCCTGGTGGTGGTGTTGAACCAGAAGAAGAACCTGCAGTAACTGCGTTACGAGAAGTGAGAGAAGAGGCTGGTGTTTTAGGACAATTAGGCAGATGTCTCGGCATATTTGAG AATGTGGAACACAAACATAGAACACAAGTTTGGGTTATGCGGGTAACAGAAGAATTACCGGAATGGGAAGATTCACGTGCTATCGGTCGAAAGCGAAAGTGGTTCACTATACCAGAGGCCTTACTTCAGCTTGCTCAGCACAAACCCGTCCAACGCTCTTATATACACAGCCTCCACAACACCAATCCTCGACATAATCCCAATATCTCGCCACCTCACCATTCACACACCACTGTAACATCTATTCAGTTAATGAATAATTCTAGTAACAATTCCCATGTTAATAAACACAGCTAA